The Oscillospiraceae bacterium genome has a segment encoding these proteins:
- a CDS encoding Mur ligase family protein, whose translation MIKQKQSLGVQPGLSRMLAAMEKTGSVQNKLQVIHVAGTNGKGTVCAAVADGLRRAGYRVGVFSSPWVTDFREQITVDGWMIPKQDFADCVEVFAKEPLTEFELITAVMYLYFYRCGVDYAVVECGMGGAGDCTNVLAHPTVCAFAKVALDHTAFLGDTVEAIAREKSGIIKPGCPVVLYPHIAAKDVFLERCRALHCPVTEAAQQGDPIADDLAVAGEVLRLLGVDTTPGLPMLPARREHFGENLLLDGAHNPDGAAALLLRLPTDRPITAVLAMMEDKDIDGYLCQVLPRCRRVIATTVPGMGRALSAEDLAAAAQKYCPDVTAEPNPHRALAAAKADGDFVLVCGSFYLAREIRKDLI comes from the coding sequence TTGATCAAACAAAAGCAAAGCCTCGGCGTGCAGCCGGGGCTTTCCCGCATGTTGGCGGCTATGGAAAAGACCGGCAGTGTGCAAAACAAATTGCAGGTGATCCATGTGGCGGGCACCAACGGCAAGGGCACCGTTTGCGCTGCCGTGGCCGACGGCCTGCGCCGTGCCGGGTACAGGGTGGGCGTGTTCAGCTCCCCCTGGGTCACGGACTTTCGCGAGCAGATCACTGTGGACGGCTGGATGATTCCCAAGCAGGACTTTGCGGACTGCGTAGAGGTCTTTGCGAAGGAACCGTTGACGGAATTTGAGCTGATCACCGCCGTGATGTATCTGTACTTCTACCGCTGCGGGGTAGATTACGCTGTGGTGGAATGCGGTATGGGCGGCGCCGGGGATTGCACCAATGTGCTGGCTCACCCCACAGTGTGCGCCTTTGCCAAGGTGGCGCTGGACCATACGGCGTTTTTGGGCGATACGGTAGAAGCCATTGCTCGGGAAAAGAGCGGCATTATCAAGCCCGGTTGCCCGGTGGTACTGTACCCCCATATTGCCGCCAAAGATGTATTTTTGGAGCGGTGTCGTGCGCTGCATTGCCCGGTGACGGAAGCTGCCCAGCAGGGGGACCCGATTGCGGATGACTTGGCGGTGGCCGGGGAAGTGCTGCGCCTGCTGGGAGTGGATACCACGCCGGGGCTGCCTATGTTGCCTGCCCGGCGGGAGCACTTTGGCGAAAATTTGTTACTGGACGGCGCCCACAATCCGGACGGTGCTGCGGCGCTGCTGCTCCGTTTGCCTACGGATCGTCCAATCACTGCCGTACTGGCGATGATGGAGGATAAGGACATTGACGGTTATCTCTGTCAGGTGCTGCCCCGGTGTCGTCGAGTGATTGCCACCACCGTGCCCGGTATGGGGCGTGCATTGTCTGCGGAAGATTTGGCGGCGGCGGCGCAAAAGTATTGCCCCGATGTGACCGCAGAGCCGAATCCACACCGGGCGCTGGCGGCAGCCAAGGCGGACGGCGACTTTGTTTTGGTCTGCGGTTCTTTTTATTTAGCACGGGAGATCAGAAAAGATTTGATCTAA
- a CDS encoding anti-sigma factor antagonist (This anti-anti-sigma factor, or anti-sigma factor antagonist, belongs to a family that includes characterized members SpoIIAA, RsbV, RsfA, and RsfB.), which translates to MNVTLESSGNLLIAYLFGEIDHHTAVAVRSQIDSAIQDKLPGHLILDFKNVTFMDSSGIGLVMGRYRLVHSYQGTVEIKNVTARTKKIMELAGLGSIALIKENEDEKDQ; encoded by the coding sequence ATGAATGTAACTTTAGAGAGCAGCGGCAATTTGCTTATTGCCTATCTGTTTGGCGAGATCGACCACCATACCGCCGTTGCGGTGCGCAGCCAGATCGACAGCGCCATACAGGACAAGCTGCCCGGCCACCTGATCTTGGATTTTAAGAATGTCACATTTATGGATTCCAGCGGCATTGGGCTGGTGATGGGTCGCTATCGGCTGGTGCACAGCTATCAAGGCACGGTGGAGATCAAGAATGTGACCGCCCGCACCAAAAAGATTATGGAGCTGGCGGGGCTGGGGAGCATTGCACTGATAAAGGAGAACGAAGATGAAAAAGACCAATGA